In a single window of the Tigriopus californicus strain San Diego chromosome 2, Tcal_SD_v2.1, whole genome shotgun sequence genome:
- the LOC131877223 gene encoding E3 ubiquitin-protein ligase arkadia-C-like has protein sequence MASSGSAYGGPVATLTSPRGENLQAPSQASTSRTPETDKSENIVPSSSPTRDETLGAIFETAYNAAGPQGQSHGTHFGEHLFAGDTDEEDEDEEDGLMTGNGAGPVSNGLNPFPSLSLNGLSLANGALPYYSSSRSNSMRRPLPEEEDRDLGPHLLLTPTEISARESLRSRGPLSLQLPMDVSASSVMSGSTATTMSSSRQRPSTSVSCSSAANSVHHSVGMPAFLRSRPTPSSSATIHYGAYQPDLGASGAYLGPLMRDPMMSSGLPPTYPLEVELDTPDLPPYPYHPLVPPTYHHHHYHHYAHSEPPPSYQVAVRSSRMAPTSSLTSNRSSSGARPKHRSQRPDGNPSTVCVSITPTVPSSHSFNLPPTRRLKRSASEGSEIGSSAKKRDSGVEGFGSSSSSSRRTDTVSEEVDSTISSSIKTDQQTARATVKTENCQVSSTSGEDQTGEAMPHDSAIGQRQPTLKVEVDDSSRSENVGSPQPGPSGLQTNQVGDDLLSAPDLQLDCLSSDTEESAPEEDVTVVKISRRFKKSTKGGKHSKSKKVLEVDLTQESDGNYEDDDDIQVEVINRPAGASGSSSTSARVTTRSSGGIKLCPFATTPSGLLPANVQSRGSSRGSTPSTTPAPQQLSQAMEEAIIHQQNQGHQEQCPRRMTCFASTSVAPHHHHPNGVPPPYPGTTVGTPSYHSHHCIDGMCPGDCIPGYYGYRPRRMRHPEFIAPPIGTNPSVLAPTSSATTHSATGCPDAHCRVHQNGVPTTNTLLDHPYGIPEMTTPGTVASDTIPAPPQAHQHDFSCRDGLVRMNSAPAAHRSSTETRATEQPAAGSTSSNSNPHGLGNDLRSRNDHRLINAVYNMQYHPSMRQRQVRMHPRHQHLLQHQQYQREVMRRHMGGGAGGGGSGGGNNGPGGVTGIGNGGVVGSQSHAQAHAPPNRVAPPQPPHPLPAHLSHPFPTGPPVGEHNHHVHPHYFPPSRYYHHHPHGNQMPRLLLQAAFPPYYQNPVMHVFEEQRRTMDNYRGASQDCIDRNTLAHKFSRIPRVKNADEPEEEEEEEVDKCTICLCEFEHDEDVRRLPCLHLLHVLCVDKWLSQNKRCPICRVDIEAKLPCVAEANASDATNLGAGEGPSGLDPSSRDGPGSSGGSSGFKSESFLGDQRQR, from the exons ATGGCCTCCTCCGGATCAGCCTATGGCGGGCCTGTGGCCACTCTCACCTCGCCCCGAGGGGAGAATCTTCAGGCCCCATCACAGGCCTCGACTTCGAGGACCCCGGAGACAGACAAGTCGGAAAATATCGTCCCATCCTCGTCGCCAACTCGAGATGAAACTTTGGGGGCAATTTTTGAGACAGCTTACAATGCCGCCGGACCCCAAGGGCAGTCCCATGGGACTCATTTTGGGGAGCATCTCTTTGCGGGCGATACGGAcgaggaagatgaagatgaagaggatgGGCTTATGACGGGGAATGGTGCTGGACCAGTAAGCAATGGACTAAACCCGTTTCCATCGTTGAGCTTGAACGGGTTGAGCTTGGCTAATGGAGCCTTGCCTTACTATTCGTCGTCCAGATCCAATTCCATGCGACGGCCTTTGCCTGAAGAGGAGGATCGAGACCTGGGACCTCATCTGCTTCTGACTCCGACGGAGATTTCGGCTCGGGAGTCTCTAAG ATCGCGAGGCCCCTTGAGCCTTCAATTACCGATGGATGTGTCGGCCTCGTCGGTCATGTCCGGATCCACTGCTACCACGATGTCTTCCTCCAGGCAAAGGCCTTCCACCTCCGTGTCGTGTTCTTCCGCGGCCAATTCAGTGCATCATTCAGTGGGTATGCCCGCCTTCCTTAGATCTCGCCCCACGCCCTCCTCTTCGGCCACAATTCATTACGGTGCCTACCAGCCTGATCTCGGTGCCTCGGGCGCGTATCTAGGCCCTTTGATGCGTGATCCTATGATGTCTTCCGGTCTTCCACCCACCTACCCTTTGGAGGTTGAACTAGACACGCCTGATCTGCCGCCGTATCCTTATCACCCTCTTGTTCCACCGACCTATCACCATCACCATTACCATCACTACGCTCATTCGGAGCCACCGCCCAGCTATCAAGTGGCTGTCCGATCCTCACGTATGGCACCCACCTCTAGTTTGACGAGCAATCGAAGCTCCTCCGGAGCAAGACCGAAGCATAGGTCCCAAAGACCGGATGGAAATCCTTCTACCGTGTGTGTCTCCATAACACCAACAGTGCCGTCATCTCATTCTTTCAACTTACCTCCAACCCGTCGATTGAAACGATCGGCAAGCGAAGGATCTGAAATTGGCTCCTCAGCCAAGAAACGAGATAGCGGAGTCGAAGGATTCGgttcttcctcgtcgtcctccaGACGAACTGATACGGTTTCTGAGGAGGTTGATAGTACGATTTCATCGTCAATAAAGACTGACCAACAAACAGCTCGAGCTACAGTGAAGACTGAAAATTGTCAGGTGTCTTCCACCTCGGGTGAGGATCAAACGGGCGAGGCCATGCCCCATGATAGTGCTATTGGTCAACGGCAGCCCACTCTCAAGGTTGAGGTTGACGACTCTTCTCGGTCTGAAAATGTGGGCAGTCCACAACCTGGACCGTCTGGCCTTCAAACTAATCAAGTTGGCGATGACTTGTTAAGTGCTCCTGATCTTCAGCTTGATTGCTTGTCCTCAGACACGGAAGAGTCTGCTCCTGAAGAGGATGTTACTGTTGTCAAAATAAGCCGACGATTCAAAAAATCCACCAAAGGTGGCAAGCACTCGAAGTCCAAAAAAGTGCTGGAGGTGGACTTGACTCAAGAATCTGACGGTAATtacgaggatgatgatgacattcAGGTCGAGGTCATCAATCGTCCTGCTGGCGCCTCTGGATCATCCTCGACTTCAGCTAGggtgaccacaagatcttctGGGGGAATCAAGCTTTGTCCATTCGCCACCACACCATCTGGACTTCTCCCAGCCAATGTCCAATCCCGTGGCAGCTCTAGAGGATCCACCCCAAGCACGACTCCTGCTCCTCAGCAGCTCTCCCAGGCCATGGAGGAGGCCATCATTCATCAGCAGAACCAGGGCCATCAAGAGCAATGCCCGAGAAGAATGACATGCTTCGCCTCCACCAGTGTGGCTCCACATCACCACCACCCGAATGGAGTGCCTCCTCCATATCCTGGAACAACGGTGGGAACACCCTCATATCACTCTCATCATTGCATAGACGGTATGTGTCCAGGAGATTGCATTCCCGGTTACTATGGCTACAGGCCACGGCGAATGCGCCATCCTGAATTCATAGCACCGCCCATCGGTACCAACCCCAGTGTGTTAGCCCCTACTTCATCGGCTACCACTCATTCGGCCACCGGATGTCCTGATGCACACTGTAGAGTGCATCAGAACGGGGTGCCCACCACTAACACGTTACTGGATCATCCCTATGGTATTCCTGAAATGACCACGCCTGGAACGGTGGCATCCGACACCATACCCGCTCCTCCGCAAGCCCACCAGCATGACTTCAGTTGTCGAGACGGACTCGTGCGAATGAATTCGGCTCCAGCCGCTCACCGAAGTAGCACTGAAACGCGAGCTACAGAGCAACCAGCTGCTGGATCAACCTCCTCGAATTCCAACCCTCACGGCCTGGGGAATGATTTGAGATCTCGAAATGATCATCGCCTCATAAATGCCGTCTATAATATGCAGTATCATCCCTCGATGCGCCAACGACAAGTTCGTATGCATCCAAGGCACCAGCATCTCCTCCAGCATCAGCAGTATCAAAGGGAAGTCATGCGACGTCACATGGGCGGcggtgctggtggtggtggtagtggtggtggcaACAATGGCCCGGGTGGAGTAACTGGAATTGGAAACGGAGGAGTGGTGGGATCCCAATCCCATGCGCAAGCGCATGCTCCTCCCAATCGCGTGGCTCCACCTCAACCTCCTCACCCCCTTCCGGCTCATTTGAGCCACCCTTTCCCAACTGGTCCACCGGTTGGCGAGCACAACCATCACGTTCATCCTCACTATTTCCCCCCATCTCGCTATTACCATCATCACCCTCACGGCAACCAAATGCCTCGTCTGCTGCTCCAGGCAGCGTTCCCGCCTTACTATCAGAACCCTGTCATGCATGTATTTGAGGAGCAGAGACGAACCATGGACAACTATCGGGGAGCCTCCCAAGATTGCATAGATCGGAACACATTAGCTCATAAATTTTCCCGGATTCCTCGAGTCAAAAACGCCGACGAGcccgaggaggaggaggaagaagaggtcGATAAGTGTACGATTTGCCTATGTG aatttgAACACGATGAAGACGTCCGACGTCTGCCTTGTTTACATCTGTTACACGTGCTTTGCGTGGACAAGTGGTTGTCTCAAAACAAGCGCTGTCCGATTTGTCGGGTTGACATTGAGGCCAAACTACCTTGTGTAGCAGAGGCCAATGCTAGCGATGCTACAAATCTTGGGGCTGGAGAAGGGCCCAGTGGTCTTGATCCAAGTTCAAGAGACGGTCCAGGATCGTCGGGTGGGTCTAGTGGCTTTAAGTCCGAGTCCTTCCTGGGCGATCAGCGTCAAAGATAA